GAGTGTTTATTAAGACATTAAGATGataaatgtatacatttaaCAGAATGGTTGAATAACATATAACAAGGGCTATTCTTCTCTTACCAAATGCAACTCACAAACACAATTCACTTTCCGCTTAAAGCCGTTGACAAACCAAATGTTTGAAGGAAACACTTACGCTTGAATGTTTACTGCAATGGCCGCCATGTTTTTAATTCACACAACCAACATTTTACTCTGAATGAGCACGTCATACATTCGGAGAATTTAAAGCTATAAAGTACGTTTGTTGCTCTTTTTGCCCCCAACTTGTGCTGGAATTTATGTTTTAAAGAGCAAGTGACGTCACTAGACACCTGCTCAACCAAGTCCccgttaacaaaaaaaaaaaatccttgaatTTCTCTCCGATGAAGGGTAAAAATACAAAGATAAACAATGACAGGTCTGGGATTATATGCATGAACTGACGACAGAAGAGGTTCAATCTCGTTTGCTTGAGTTTTAAGCGACTTACTCCGCTGTACAAGGTTCCTCCTTCCCATTGGACATGTTCTCTTCAGCAGCACAAACGTTGCTACCACCTCCGGAAACAAACGGTGAGCAGAGAGGCTGAAAAGCGGGTTTAAATTGAGCAACGGCGAAGTTTTAAAGTGCTCAAACTCTCTCAAGCTCTGGCATCTGCGTGTCAAGTGGGTCGACGGTCGGCGCGTGCGCAGAGGAGATACACCTGACCACACCCCCTTCTCCTCCAGCGATGCCACGCACACACAGTGCGCGCGCTCCGCGTCAGGAAACCGGTGGTTTAGTTGTTCAATCATTGACCTatatttttccaaaaatatttgACAAGCAATATGTGCTTAAAATGCATTGAATTAACTTTTATGAATTCATATTTTCGACAGGAAAGActctattttaaaaataataataaaatgcttAACTTCTCTGTGTTTCCTCACTTGTCCGACTTGTCCGTTtcacatatttttcttttatgtttaaGGTCTGTCGCTTCTTACTTTTcatccaaaacattttaaaaaccaaCCGCTTGCCAAGCAAAAAtaactgagcagctacagtagCGCTGTGTGGCCAGTAGGGGGACACACTTGTCCCAATTTTGAACAAGTCTGATTTGATGTCGGAGGAAATTGAAGGATGAAATGACGTCAATTAAATACACAGGGCTTTATGGAATATTTCAAAACACATAACACTCAAGATAAATGGTCGTAAAGTAATCctttatttcatattaaatcACATGAATATTGATGTTTTAGGCGCAAAAATGTGACCGTAACAACCATAAAAAGTCAAACcgtgatgaagaaaataaaaatataaaaggaTAAACACATTAACGGAGAGGAAAACAATTTGGCGGCGATTTGCATGTGGCAGTGAAGCTGCAGTTATGAGTCATTTTCCAATATTAAAACAGGCAGCTGATGGCTGGAATGAAAGGCTCTGGTGAGAAGAATGAAACATCTCCAGGGTTCCGGCTCGTCGCTCTCCTCCGTCGACCTCACCTGGACTTGACTTGGCAGTAGAGGACCATGGAGACGATCATGGCGCAGACCTGTCGGGAGTTGAACGGTTGCACGGTGAGTCTCAGTCAGGCTCATTAGCCACTTCAGTTCAAGGTCGCTAGAGAGAAAGGATGTTGACGCTGTGCTCTAATTCTTCTCAttactattaataataacaataataataaaggaataaaaaagaagaagaagaaaaatacatacaaatattttataataatagtgattttttttgtgtgtgtttttttgttgcaccaTTGGTGATTATTGTGAAAAGtcagcaatgagacaagtatCTGAGGAGAACATCACGTATCATCCATTCGGGTTGTGTACTGAACCGATGTGGCGTCACACAGCGCCCTTGGAGTAGTTGCTAAAATGTCAGTGACTCTGTTGGAGCTCAACCATCCTGGGGAGACAGACAAAGAGCCCCCACAGAGAAGTGAGGTGGGGGTCCCGGTGCAGACCCAGGGCACTCTGGAGGAGGCTTCTCTAGAGAGGGAGGTCTAGGCCACAGCTGCTCTCCATGgagagctggtcacatgatggGTCTTGTGTAATAAAAAGGAGTTCCTGGAAAGGAGGCAGCTGGGATATGTCCCGCAGCGGCCCCTCCCTATCGTGGTCCAGCCGCAGACCTTATCTCTCCACTGGACTTTCATTGAAGCTGCAAACCTAAGAGAGAGGAGAGTCGCACGTGTGACTCACCTCTAAAGCTGCGATCGCCAGTGCCACAGCAACAATGGCTCCAGTGTTGCTTTCGATCATCCCGGTGAACTTTGAGAAGCAACCCGGCACCTGGGGAAGAGAGGAACCAACAGGGATGAGGCAGGTGGAGCGGGCGGGGGGGCACACTCTTGTGTCTCACCGGGGAAGTCTCAGCCATGCTCTGGTTGCACGGGTTGTCGGCCGAGTGGCTGCAGCACAGCGGGGGGTACTTGTTGTCGTTGCCAGAGTAATAGGGAGAGCCCAGGAAGTCGGAGGCGTTGTAGAAGCCACAGCAGCTCATCTGCACGCAGAGGGGTGTTACTACCTTCAGCAGGGGCGGAGCCTCTGCTACAACTCACGGCGCTCATGGTGGTGTTCCACAGAATGGTGATGTCGGGGTTCTTCCCGTAGTCCTTCCTGATGTTCTTGACTGCCGCCGCCCCGATCTGGGCCAGAAGATCTCCGGCCTGAGGCACAGCAGAACATTCAGACACCAACCTCCATCGCAGCATCAACCCTCGACTCACCAGGGGTCTGAACACCAGGATGATGATGGCGCCGACCACCTCAGCGATGAAGACCACCAGAACGATGATGAAGAACTGGAGGGAGGACAGTTGGTGAGAAGCTTCTATAGTGGGGGGCAGGTCCCGCTGCAGTGTCGAGCACACAGCTCCTTGATCCGTCTCCAGACCCCCCTCAGAGACGCGGTCACCAGCAGGGTCCActccacgtcctgctccatcgTGTCGCGCTCCTCCTGCCAGACCAGCGCGTCTTCTGCGCCGCTCACATCGACGGTGTCCACTGACAAGAAGCTGCCATCCTCCGTCAGGAGAGGGGGATCGGCGACGTCTCCCCAAAACAAACTGACCAGGCGCCTTTGATTCGTCTTCAAGAAGGAGCCCAGCGTGTGACCTAAAGTGACCTCTTCCATGTCAGATCATGAAACTCTCCTGAGAGTCAAGGACGGCGGAGGAGCTTTTATAGTCGCCTGAAGACCAGACTTTGTTCCGTCATGCTGCTGATGTCATCGGTTCTAAAGCGGTTTTGTcactttctctctgtgtgtgtccgaCTATGTATTGGCCTTGTCtggttttcatttcctcttctctATCAGTTGTTATTATTTGTTCCTTTAACTGCCATCTTGTTCAAAAGCTGCCAGGTTTGTTGACACTTTTCATGTCATCGTTCCTCGGGCTCCGCATGCATTca
The genomic region above belongs to Synchiropus splendidus isolate RoL2022-P1 chromosome 19, RoL_Sspl_1.0, whole genome shotgun sequence and contains:
- the tspan34b gene encoding tetraspanin 35, coding for MGCFGFLKFMMFVFNGIIFLAGAAILGVGIWVKVDSSSIFDLLGKVKNLPPELSQVLHVGYLLIAIGALLLLIGFLGCCGAVKESRCMLLLFFIIVLVVFIAEVVGAIIILVFRPLAGDLLAQIGAAAVKNIRKDYGKNPDITILWNTTMSAMSCCGFYNASDFLGSPYYSGNDNKYPPLCCSHSADNPCNQSMAETSPVPGCFSKFTGMIESNTGAIVAVALAIAALEVCAMIVSMVLYCQVKSR